Proteins encoded within one genomic window of Micromonospora halotolerans:
- a CDS encoding metal ABC transporter substrate-binding protein → MTVRSARALAAATAALLTLGGLAACSSGDGGGSDPDRVDVVAAFYPLQFLAEKIGGDAVAVTSLAKPGAEPHDLELNPRQVGQVADAELIVYLAGFQPAVDEAVEQNGGKRAFDVAGVQPLLDAAAGGHQHDGEAGHEEESGGKDPHLWLDPTRLATVGDRLAERLGRVDPDRAADFTARAAALRTELTGLDADYTRGLATCQRREIVTSHTAFGYLAEHYRLEQVGITGLTPDAEPSPQRLVEVAEEAREHGATTIFFETLVSPKVAETVAREVGATTAVLDPIEGPPADGDYLSAMRANLQTLRTALDCS, encoded by the coding sequence ATGACCGTCCGCTCAGCCCGCGCGCTCGCCGCCGCCACCGCCGCCCTCCTCACCCTGGGCGGCCTCGCCGCCTGCTCCTCCGGCGACGGCGGCGGGAGCGACCCGGACCGGGTGGACGTGGTGGCCGCCTTCTACCCCCTCCAGTTCCTCGCCGAGAAGATCGGCGGCGACGCGGTCGCGGTCACCAGCCTGGCCAAGCCCGGCGCCGAGCCGCACGACCTGGAACTCAACCCCCGGCAGGTGGGCCAGGTGGCCGACGCCGAGCTGATCGTCTACCTCGCCGGCTTCCAGCCGGCCGTGGACGAGGCGGTCGAGCAGAACGGCGGCAAGCGGGCGTTCGACGTGGCGGGCGTGCAGCCGCTGCTCGACGCCGCCGCGGGCGGGCACCAGCACGACGGTGAGGCCGGCCACGAGGAGGAGAGCGGCGGGAAGGACCCGCACCTCTGGCTGGACCCGACCCGGCTGGCCACCGTCGGCGACCGGCTCGCCGAGCGGCTCGGCAGGGTCGACCCGGACCGGGCCGCCGACTTCACCGCCCGGGCCGCGGCGCTGCGCACCGAGCTGACCGGGCTCGACGCCGACTACACCCGGGGCCTGGCCACCTGCCAGCGCCGGGAAATCGTGACCAGCCACACCGCCTTCGGCTACCTGGCCGAGCACTACCGGCTCGAACAGGTCGGCATCACCGGCCTCACCCCGGACGCCGAACCCTCCCCCCAGCGCCTCGTCGAGGTGGCGGAGGAGGCCCGGGAGCACGGTGCCACCACCATCTTCTTCGAGACGCTGGTCAGCCCCAAGGTCGCCGAGACCGTGGCCCGGGAGGTCGGGGCGACGACCGCCGTGCTCGACCCGATCGAGGGCCCGCCGGCCGACGGTGACTACCTCTCGGCGATGCGCGCCAACCTCCAGACCCTGCGGACCGCCTTGGACTGCTCATGA
- a CDS encoding Rv0361 family membrane protein, whose amino-acid sequence MSPGEPGVPAPPPGPGVAPPFAAPPTEGGRARLWLGLGVGALAVLLCCGGGGAAVVGLAVSNVQAVEEQGRAVTDDYYQALVVKDWSKAYDQLCDDARRRESRAEFEQRVATEPQVSGYRVGEVDTATLTVPVDVTLAGGRREAQTVTLAPDQQTGGMEVCGVS is encoded by the coding sequence GTGTCACCGGGCGAGCCCGGCGTCCCCGCGCCGCCGCCCGGTCCCGGCGTCGCCCCGCCGTTCGCCGCGCCACCCACCGAGGGCGGCCGGGCCCGGCTCTGGCTCGGCCTCGGCGTCGGCGCGCTCGCCGTGCTGCTCTGCTGCGGCGGGGGCGGCGCGGCCGTGGTCGGGCTCGCCGTGAGCAACGTGCAGGCCGTCGAGGAGCAGGGCCGGGCGGTCACCGACGACTACTACCAGGCGCTCGTCGTCAAGGACTGGTCCAAGGCGTACGACCAGCTCTGCGACGACGCCCGGCGGCGCGAGTCCCGGGCGGAGTTCGAGCAGCGGGTGGCCACCGAGCCCCAGGTCTCCGGCTACCGGGTGGGCGAGGTCGACACCGCCACGCTGACCGTGCCGGTGGACGTGACCCTGGCCGGCGGCCGGCGGGAGGCGCAGACCGTCACGCTGGCGCCCGACCAGCAGACGGGCGGCATGGAGGTGTGCGGGGTGAGCTGA
- a CDS encoding DUF6703 family protein: MQRTQTPVLSRLARLNPTTVFLAALVLVLVGLFAPGAAGGLLLLALAAGLVWLMTVTWPVQAPATRVLRLLMLTLLIAIALAKLL; encoded by the coding sequence ATGCAGCGTACGCAGACTCCCGTGCTGTCCCGGTTGGCCCGGCTCAACCCGACGACGGTGTTCCTGGCCGCGCTGGTCCTGGTGCTGGTGGGGCTGTTCGCGCCGGGGGCGGCGGGTGGGCTGCTGCTGCTGGCGCTGGCCGCGGGGCTGGTGTGGCTGATGACCGTGACCTGGCCGGTGCAGGCGCCGGCCACCCGGGTGCTGCGGCTGCTGATGCTGACCCTGCTGATCGCGATCGCGCTGGCGAAGCTGCTCTGA
- a CDS encoding metal ABC transporter ATP-binding protein — protein sequence MTEPVIQVAHAAVGYDGRAVLRDVSLTVTAGEVVAVLGANGSGKSTLIRAVLGLVPLGAGSVTLFGTPQRRFRQWHRIGYVPQRLGAGSGVPATVGEVVASGRLARRGVLRPSRRADREAVAAALRAVGLADRAGDPVATLSGGQQQRTLIARALAGRPELLVLDEPTAGVDAASQEAFATALRDFRDGGGTVLLVAHELGPLRPLIGRAVVVHQGTICHDGAVPEPAGHHAEPGHDHVHPHCDEEPAGLWSM from the coding sequence ATGACCGAACCCGTGATCCAGGTCGCACACGCCGCCGTCGGCTACGACGGCCGGGCCGTGCTGCGCGACGTCTCCCTGACCGTCACCGCCGGCGAGGTGGTCGCCGTGCTCGGCGCCAACGGCTCCGGCAAGTCGACCCTGATCCGCGCCGTGCTCGGCCTGGTGCCGCTGGGCGCCGGGTCGGTCACCCTCTTCGGCACGCCCCAGCGCCGCTTCCGGCAGTGGCACCGCATCGGGTACGTCCCGCAGCGGCTCGGCGCGGGCAGCGGCGTACCCGCCACGGTCGGCGAGGTGGTGGCGTCCGGGCGGCTGGCCCGCCGGGGTGTGCTGCGGCCGTCGCGGCGGGCCGACCGGGAGGCGGTCGCCGCGGCGCTGCGCGCGGTCGGGCTCGCCGACCGGGCCGGCGACCCGGTCGCCACGCTCTCCGGCGGCCAGCAGCAGCGCACCCTGATCGCCCGGGCCCTGGCCGGCCGGCCGGAACTGCTGGTGCTCGACGAGCCAACCGCCGGGGTGGACGCGGCCAGCCAGGAGGCGTTCGCCACCGCGCTGCGGGACTTCCGCGACGGCGGCGGCACCGTGCTGCTGGTCGCCCACGAGCTGGGGCCGCTGCGCCCGCTGATCGGCCGGGCCGTCGTCGTCCACCAGGGCACGATCTGCCACGACGGCGCGGTGCCGGAGCCCGCCGGGCACCACGCCGAGCCGGGCCACGACCACGTGCACCCGCACTGCGACGAAGAGCCCGCCGGGCTGTGGAGCATGTGA
- a CDS encoding metal ABC transporter permease gives MDLFQYDFMLRALVGALVIGLAAPALGIYLVQRRLALIGDGIGHVALTGVGAGLLLNRSPVLVAVIAATLGAIVIELVRSRGRTSGDLALALLFYGGIAGGVMLVGLSDAGSGKLNAYLFGSLTTTSPGDLVTILVLGVAILVTMLALRPALFAVCHDEEYARVSGLPVRALNLLLAVGTAVTVTIAMRAVGVLLISALMVVPVATAQQVTRGFRATMTAAMALGLFAAGAGVWVAATADTAPGASVVLLAIGSFLVVALLAAGWRALRRRARPVAVPVVEPPEHEVVLR, from the coding sequence ATGGACCTCTTCCAGTACGACTTCATGCTGCGCGCCCTGGTCGGCGCGCTGGTCATCGGGCTGGCCGCCCCGGCGCTCGGCATCTACCTGGTGCAGCGCCGGCTGGCGCTGATCGGCGACGGCATCGGCCATGTGGCGCTCACCGGCGTCGGCGCCGGGCTGCTGCTCAACCGCTCCCCCGTGCTGGTCGCGGTCATCGCGGCCACGCTCGGCGCGATCGTGATCGAGCTGGTCCGCTCGCGCGGGCGCACCTCCGGGGACCTGGCCCTGGCGCTGCTGTTCTACGGGGGCATCGCCGGTGGCGTGATGCTGGTCGGGCTCTCCGACGCCGGCAGCGGCAAGCTCAACGCGTACCTCTTCGGGTCGCTGACCACGACGTCGCCGGGGGACCTGGTGACCATCCTGGTGCTCGGCGTGGCGATCCTGGTGACCATGCTGGCGCTGCGCCCGGCGCTCTTCGCGGTCTGCCACGACGAGGAGTACGCGCGGGTCTCCGGCCTGCCCGTGCGGGCCTTGAACCTGCTCCTCGCGGTCGGCACCGCGGTGACCGTCACCATCGCCATGCGGGCGGTCGGGGTGCTGCTGATCAGCGCGCTCATGGTGGTGCCGGTGGCCACCGCGCAGCAGGTGACCCGCGGCTTCCGGGCCACCATGACGGCGGCCATGGCGCTGGGGCTGTTCGCGGCCGGGGCCGGCGTCTGGGTGGCCGCCACCGCGGACACCGCGCCCGGCGCGTCGGTGGTGCTGCTGGCGATCGGCTCGTTCCTCGTGGTGGCGCTGCTCGCGGCCGGCTGGCG
- a CDS encoding antibiotic biosynthesis monooxygenase family protein, giving the protein MLVTNRFVVDADEADEFTRQAHAALTALAARPGYLRGDLLRALDDPAHWCLLTEWESVGAYRRALGGFDVKVTAVPLLARSVDEPSAYETLASAAPDGEIVVAASDRAAGPYR; this is encoded by the coding sequence GTGCTGGTCACCAACCGGTTCGTGGTGGACGCCGACGAGGCGGACGAGTTCACCCGGCAGGCGCACGCGGCGCTCACCGCGCTCGCCGCCCGCCCGGGCTACCTGCGCGGCGACCTGCTCCGGGCGCTGGACGACCCGGCCCACTGGTGCCTACTCACCGAGTGGGAGTCGGTCGGGGCGTACCGCCGGGCGCTCGGCGGGTTCGACGTCAAGGTCACCGCGGTGCCGCTGCTCGCCCGCTCGGTGGACGAGCCCTCGGCGTACGAGACGCTGGCCAGTGCCGCGCCGGACGGCGAGATCGTCGTGGCGGCCAGTGATCGGGCCGCAGGTCCTTACCGCTGA